The sequence below is a genomic window from Lentimicrobium saccharophilum.
ATCTGTTTAAGAAAATGTTTTGATGTAGTTTGCTCTTTTTTAGGGACAACAATCCCAAATTATTAATTTTCTGCAAATGAACAAAAATTTATGTTAGCTTAGCCCGGTTGAACGGATTTTGTATTTCTTTTTGGTTTCTGCATTGTGCTTATTTAGCATCAACCGGATATTCAATATCTTTGCCGCAGTTTAAACTGCATTTATAATGAATCTACAGCCCCTTCGTGTCAGTCTGGCTCTGGGAATCCTGATGTCCGGACTCCTTTTTGTCATTCAGGCTTGTGCCCAGGATAAAAAGTTTCTGGCTACATCCATCGCATTTTATAATGTTGAGAATCTTTTTGATACCATAGATGATCCTAACACAAATGATGCGGAGTTTCTTCCAGCCGGTATCAACCGTTGGACCAGCCAACGCTATCAGGCAAAACTTTCGAATATGGCCAGGGTAATAGCCGGCATCGGAAGTGAACTGGTGGCAGGAGGCCCGGCTATCATAGGCCTTTCCGAAATTGAGAATCGGCTCGTAATGGAAGACCTGATCAAAACACCTCCCTTAAAGGAGCTGGGATATGAAATTGTGCATTTTGATTCTCCTGACAGGCGGGGAATAGATGTAGGACTTCTTTACAAGCCTTCTGTATTCAAGGTTATTCATGCCACCTCCAACCGTCTTTTTATGCCGGGTCGTCCCGATTTTTTCAGCCGCGACCAGCTGGTGGTAACAGGTGAACTTCATGGCGATCTGATCAGTGTAATTGTCAATCACTGGCCATCACGCCGCAGCGGCCCCGAATATCGCGAAGAAGCTGCAAGACTCAGCAGGCAGCTGACCGACTCCCTGATGAAACAGCACCGGCAAGCCAAAATCTTTGTGATGGGCGATCTGAATGATGACCCGACCGACCGTAGTGTAGCCAAAGTCCTCGGCGCCAAAGGCAAAGCGGAAGATGTCAGAAAGGGAGATCTTTTCAATCCTATGTGGCAGCTTTTCCGTGATGGTATCGGTTCACTGGCATACCGTGATGCGTGGAACCTGTTCGACCAGATTATCATTTCCGAAGCTGTGCTCAATGCCAATAAAGGGTGGAAATTTTATAAGGCAAAGATTTATAATGAAAAATTTCTGATCCAGAAAGAAGGCCCTTATGCCGGTTACCCATTCCGCACTTTTGCGGGCGGGGCCTATGCCGGAGGATACAGCGACCATT
It includes:
- a CDS encoding endonuclease/exonuclease/phosphatase family protein; the encoded protein is MNLQPLRVSLALGILMSGLLFVIQACAQDKKFLATSIAFYNVENLFDTIDDPNTNDAEFLPAGINRWTSQRYQAKLSNMARVIAGIGSELVAGGPAIIGLSEIENRLVMEDLIKTPPLKELGYEIVHFDSPDRRGIDVGLLYKPSVFKVIHATSNRLFMPGRPDFFSRDQLVVTGELHGDLISVIVNHWPSRRSGPEYREEAARLSRQLTDSLMKQHRQAKIFVMGDLNDDPTDRSVAKVLGAKGKAEDVRKGDLFNPMWQLFRDGIGSLAYRDAWNLFDQIIISEAVLNANKGWKFYKAKIYNEKFLIQKEGPYAGYPFRTFAGGAYAGGYSDHFPVYLFLLKEK